One genomic region from Bacillaceae bacterium S4-13-56 encodes:
- a CDS encoding acyltransferase, producing MRNTKRYRVQGSNSLWQIYKTVSFWKVVKNFIFIQIGRYTPFLSMKNWIYRTFLRMKVGEQTAFALMVMPDIMFPEKITVGRNTVIGFNTTLLAHEYLINEYRLGEVIIGDEVMIGANSTILPGVTIGDRAIVSAATLVHKDVPPGSFVGGNPMRVIYTKEQMDKRIENGEFVR from the coding sequence ATGCGTAATACGAAACGTTATCGAGTTCAGGGATCGAATTCACTTTGGCAAATCTATAAGACCGTATCCTTTTGGAAAGTGGTGAAAAATTTCATTTTTATTCAGATAGGACGTTATACTCCATTTCTTTCCATGAAAAACTGGATATATCGTACTTTTTTGCGGATGAAGGTCGGAGAACAGACAGCATTTGCCTTAATGGTAATGCCAGATATTATGTTTCCTGAAAAAATAACGGTAGGTCGTAACACGGTCATTGGATTTAATACGACTCTTTTGGCCCATGAGTATTTAATTAATGAATATCGCCTGGGAGAAGTGATTATAGGAGACGAAGTGATGATTGGTGCGAACTCCACCATTTTACCTGGAGTAACGATAGGTGATCGTGCGATTGTTTCTGCTGCAACTTTGGTTCACAAAGATGTTCCCCCTGGAAGTTTCGTAGGTGGAAATCCCATGCGTGTCATTTACACGAAAGAACAAATGGATAAAAGAATAGAGAATGGTGAATTTGTAAGATAA
- the ppaX gene encoding pyrophosphatase PpaX, producing the protein MSIRTLLFDLDGTLIDTNELIISSFAHTLDQYAPGKYEREDILAFMGPPLKDTFIQVDPNRVEEMIETYRAHNLEHHDQLVIPFPGVVDTMKSLKEKGYKLGIVTTKMRRTVEMGLIITGLEGLFDTVITLDDVKKAKPDPEPIYKALDALDSIPEETIMVGDNYHDIEAGKNAGTKTAGVAWTIKGKDFLGKYNPDYMLEEMEDLYKILGV; encoded by the coding sequence ACTTCTCTTTGATTTAGATGGAACATTAATTGATACAAATGAATTAATTATTTCCTCTTTTGCACATACTTTGGACCAATATGCTCCAGGAAAGTATGAGAGAGAGGATATTCTCGCATTCATGGGGCCCCCATTAAAGGATACCTTTATTCAGGTAGATCCTAATCGAGTGGAGGAAATGATTGAAACTTATCGAGCCCATAATCTTGAACATCATGACCAGCTTGTCATTCCATTCCCAGGGGTTGTAGATACGATGAAATCATTGAAGGAAAAAGGATATAAACTTGGCATTGTTACAACAAAGATGAGACGTACAGTGGAAATGGGTTTAATTATCACCGGACTGGAAGGGCTTTTTGATACTGTCATTACTCTTGATGACGTCAAAAAAGCTAAGCCAGATCCAGAACCAATTTATAAAGCGCTAGATGCTCTAGACTCTATACCTGAGGAAACCATCATGGTTGGTGACAATTATCATGATATTGAAGCAGGTAAAAATGCTGGAACCAAAACAGCAGGGGTAGCTTGGACTATCAAGGGAAAAGATTTTTTGGGAAAATACAATCCAGATTATATGCTTGAAGAGATGGAAGACTTGTACAAGATACTTGGGGTGTGA